A section of the Citrus sinensis cultivar Valencia sweet orange chromosome 8, DVS_A1.0, whole genome shotgun sequence genome encodes:
- the LOC102613695 gene encoding uncharacterized protein LOC102613695, protein MFAPIAVALAVGLIGLAYQALKPPPPSKLCGSPGGPPVTSPRIKLSDGRHVAYREAGVPKEEANHKIIIIHGFGSSKDLNLPVSQELIEELKIYFLSFDRPGYGESDPHPLRTVKTEACDVEQLADKLQIGSKFYVIGISMGAYPVYGCLKYIPQRLAGASLVVPFVHYWWPCLPANLSREALQRLPVENQRTFRIAYYFPWLLNLWMSQKWFPTLSIMSGNMDIFSPPDLEILKKLSESPSEGQEKILQQGIHESLYRDLKTGYAKWEFDPTDLINPFPDNEGSVHIWQGCEDRIIPSQINQFISEKLPWIQYHEVPDAGHLFIFERKFCEAIIRALLVR, encoded by the exons ATGTTTGCACCAATAGCAGTCGCATTGGCTGTGGGACTTATTGGATTGGCTTATCAGGCATTAAAGCCACCGCCTCCTTCAAAGTTATGTGGATCACCAGGCGGTCCCCCAGTTACTTCGCCCAGAATCAAACTTAGTGATGGGAGGCATGTGGCTTATAGGGAAGCAGGAGTTCCCAAGGAAGAGGCTAATCATAAGATCATTATCATTCATGGCTTTGGCAGCTCCAAAGATCTTAATTTACCTGTCTCTCAG GAGCTTATAGAGGAACTcaagatttattttctctccttCGACCGACCAGGTTATGGTGAAAGTGATCCACATCCATTACGCACCGTGAAAACTGAAGCATGTGatgttgaacaactagcagaCAAGTTGCAGATAGGGtctaagttttatgttattggCATCTCAATGGGAGCCTATCCTGTTTATGGTTGCCTAAAATACATTCCACAGAG GCTGGCCGGAGCTTCCCTGGTAGTTCCATTTGTGCACTATTGGTGGCCTTGTCTTCCTGCTAATTTATCAAGAGAAGCTTTGCAGAGGTTGCCTGTGGAAAATCAAAGGACATTTCGGATTGCTTATTACTTTCCTTGGTTACTAAACTTGTGGATGTCTCAGAAATGGTTTCCAACCTTAAGTATCATGTCTGGTAATATGGATATCTTTAGTCCCCCAGATCTGGAGATCTTGAAGAAGTTATCAGAATCCCCAAGTGAGGGTCAG GAAAAGATTCTACAGCAAGGTATTCATGAATCTCTTTATCGAGACCTAAAGACAGGTTatgcaaaatgggaatttgaTCCCACTGATCTAATTAATCCATTCCCAGACAATGAGGGCTCAGTTCACATTTGGCAAGGATGTGAAGACAGAATCATCCCTTctcaaattaatcaatttatctCTGAGAAGCTTCCTTGGATTCAGTATCATGAGGTTCCAGATGCAGGAcatcttttcatttttgagagaaaattttgtgAAGCAATTATAAGGGCTCTTTTGGTCAGATAA